In Haliaeetus albicilla chromosome 3, bHalAlb1.1, whole genome shotgun sequence, the following are encoded in one genomic region:
- the AQP4 gene encoding aquaporin-4 isoform X2, producing the protein MSDGAAAPRRGKCGRLCKCESIMVAFKGVWTQPFWKAVSAEFLAMLIFVLLSLGSTINWGGAEKPLPVDMVLISLCFGLSIATMVQCFGHISGGHINPAVTVAMVCTRKISLAKSVFYILAQCLGAIVGAGILYLVTPPSVVGGLGVTAVHGDLSAGHGLLVELIITFQLVFTIFASCDSKRSDVTGSVALAIGFSVAIGHLFAINYTGASMNPARSFGPAVIMGRWENQWVYWVGPIIGAVLAGALYEYVYCPDVELKRRFKDVFSKATQPSKGKYIEVDDNRSHVETDDLILKPGIVHVIDIDRGEDKKGRDPSSEVLSSV; encoded by the exons ATGAGCGACGGAGCGGCCGCTCCGCGCCGCGG taagTGTGGGCGTCTGTGTAAGTGTGAAAGCATCATGGTGGCATTTAAAGGAGTCTGGACTCAGCCCTTCTGGAAAGCCGTTTCAGCTGAATTTTTGGCCATGCTCATTTTTGTCCTCCTCAGCCTCGGCTCCACAATCAACTGGGGCGGAGCAGAGAAGCCCCTGCCTGTAGACATGGTCCTTATCTCCCTCTGCTTTGGACTCAGCATTGCAACCATGGTGCAGTGCTTTGGACACATCAGTGGAGGCCACATTAACCCTGCTGTGACCGTGGCGATGGTCTGCACGAGGAAGATCAGCCTCGCCAAGTCCGTCTTCTACATTCTCGCCCAGTGCCTGGGAGCCATCGTGGGCGCAGGCATCCTTTACCTCGTCACACCACCAAGCGTGGTGGGAGGCCTGGGAGTCACTGCG gtACACGGGGATCTTTCCGCTGGCCATGGACTCCTGGTGGAGTTGATAATTACATTCCAGCTGGTTTTTACTATTTTTGCCAGCTGTGATTCAAAACGAAGTGATGTCACTGGTTCAGTAGCTTTAGCAATTGGATTTTCTGTTGCAATTGGACATTTATTTGCT aTCAATTACACCGGTGCCAGTATGAACCCTGCTCGATCATTTGGGCCTGCTGTCATCATGGGGAGATGGGAAAACCAATGG GTATATTGGGTGGGACCAATAATAGGAGCAGTCCTTGCTGGTGCTCTTTATGAGTACGTCTATTGCCCAGACGTTGAACTCAAGCGCCGTTTTAAAGACGTCTTCAGTAAGGCCACCCAGCCGTCCAAAGGGAAGTACATTGAGGTGGACGATAACAGGAGCCATGTAGAGACCGATGACCTGATCCTGAAGCCTGGCATAGTTCATGTGATTGATATCGACAGGGGTGAGGACAAGAAGGGAAGAGATCCATCCAGTGAGGTGTTGTCTTCTGTATGA
- the AQP4 gene encoding aquaporin-4 isoform X1: MTANDPQPGLRPHRLKPPSPARSSSKCGRLCKCESIMVAFKGVWTQPFWKAVSAEFLAMLIFVLLSLGSTINWGGAEKPLPVDMVLISLCFGLSIATMVQCFGHISGGHINPAVTVAMVCTRKISLAKSVFYILAQCLGAIVGAGILYLVTPPSVVGGLGVTAVHGDLSAGHGLLVELIITFQLVFTIFASCDSKRSDVTGSVALAIGFSVAIGHLFAINYTGASMNPARSFGPAVIMGRWENQWVYWVGPIIGAVLAGALYEYVYCPDVELKRRFKDVFSKATQPSKGKYIEVDDNRSHVETDDLILKPGIVHVIDIDRGEDKKGRDPSSEVLSSV; encoded by the exons ATGACGGCAAACGACCCGCAGCCGGGGCTCCGGCCGCACCGCCTCAAGCCCCCTTCGCCCGCGCGGAGCAGCAG taagTGTGGGCGTCTGTGTAAGTGTGAAAGCATCATGGTGGCATTTAAAGGAGTCTGGACTCAGCCCTTCTGGAAAGCCGTTTCAGCTGAATTTTTGGCCATGCTCATTTTTGTCCTCCTCAGCCTCGGCTCCACAATCAACTGGGGCGGAGCAGAGAAGCCCCTGCCTGTAGACATGGTCCTTATCTCCCTCTGCTTTGGACTCAGCATTGCAACCATGGTGCAGTGCTTTGGACACATCAGTGGAGGCCACATTAACCCTGCTGTGACCGTGGCGATGGTCTGCACGAGGAAGATCAGCCTCGCCAAGTCCGTCTTCTACATTCTCGCCCAGTGCCTGGGAGCCATCGTGGGCGCAGGCATCCTTTACCTCGTCACACCACCAAGCGTGGTGGGAGGCCTGGGAGTCACTGCG gtACACGGGGATCTTTCCGCTGGCCATGGACTCCTGGTGGAGTTGATAATTACATTCCAGCTGGTTTTTACTATTTTTGCCAGCTGTGATTCAAAACGAAGTGATGTCACTGGTTCAGTAGCTTTAGCAATTGGATTTTCTGTTGCAATTGGACATTTATTTGCT aTCAATTACACCGGTGCCAGTATGAACCCTGCTCGATCATTTGGGCCTGCTGTCATCATGGGGAGATGGGAAAACCAATGG GTATATTGGGTGGGACCAATAATAGGAGCAGTCCTTGCTGGTGCTCTTTATGAGTACGTCTATTGCCCAGACGTTGAACTCAAGCGCCGTTTTAAAGACGTCTTCAGTAAGGCCACCCAGCCGTCCAAAGGGAAGTACATTGAGGTGGACGATAACAGGAGCCATGTAGAGACCGATGACCTGATCCTGAAGCCTGGCATAGTTCATGTGATTGATATCGACAGGGGTGAGGACAAGAAGGGAAGAGATCCATCCAGTGAGGTGTTGTCTTCTGTATGA